A genomic stretch from Frigoribacterium sp. PvP032 includes:
- a CDS encoding HigA family addiction module antitoxin has product MDTAHPPVHPGEILLEEFLVPLEISQYRLAQAIAVPARRINEIVHGKRAITPDTALRLARALGTSERFWLNLQSRYDLDVELERHRDEFDRITSLIVA; this is encoded by the coding sequence GTGGACACCGCACACCCCCCGGTACACCCGGGAGAGATCCTCCTCGAGGAGTTCCTCGTGCCCCTCGAGATCTCGCAGTACCGACTGGCCCAGGCGATCGCGGTGCCCGCGCGGCGCATCAACGAGATCGTCCACGGCAAACGGGCGATCACGCCCGACACGGCGTTGAGGCTCGCGCGCGCCCTGGGCACGTCGGAGCGCTTCTGGCTGAACCTGCAGTCGCGCTACGACCTCGACGTCGAGCTCGAGAGGCACCGTGACGAGTTCGACAGGATCACCTCCCTGATCGTCGCCTGA
- a CDS encoding type II toxin-antitoxin system RelE/ParE family toxin, with protein MIQSFSDTETEKVWRRVHSKRLGLDLQRAAHRKLLMLDAAEVLDDLRVPPGNRLELLRGDRSGQHSVRVNDQWRICFAWGPAGPADVHLADYH; from the coding sequence GTGATCCAGTCCTTCTCCGACACCGAGACGGAGAAGGTCTGGCGGCGTGTGCACAGCAAGCGGCTGGGTCTCGATCTCCAGCGCGCGGCGCACCGCAAGCTCCTCATGCTCGACGCGGCCGAGGTCCTCGACGACCTGAGGGTGCCGCCGGGCAACCGCCTCGAACTGCTCAGGGGCGACCGATCGGGACAGCACAGCGTGCGGGTGAACGACCAGTGGCGGATCTGCTTCGCCTGGGGGCCGGCAGGCCCGGCTGACGTCCATCTCGCCGACTACCACTGA
- a CDS encoding uracil-xanthine permease family protein, whose translation MALPWALHGDGKTVDSTEIVAPEERLTWPRTIGLGGQHVVAMFGATFLVPIITGFPPSTTLLFSGIGTLLFLIITKNKLPSYLGSSFAFLAPIGAATAVGGIPLALSGIIVVGALLAIVGVVVHLAGTRWINALLPPVVSGAIVALIGFNLAPAARDNFAQAPLTAVITLAAVVLSAVLFKGLLGRLSIFVGVVVGYVAAVLLGEVSFDAVGDAAWVGLPTFTAPAFDLAQLPIYLGFLPVVLALIAENVGHVKGVGQLTKRDLDPLTGRALFADGLSTVLAGLGGGSATTTYGENIGVMSATRVFSTAAYWVAGIVAILLGLSPKIGAVIFTIPPGVLGGVTTALYGLIGVIGIRIWVENKVDFSRPKNQLTAGVALIMGIADFTFALGGASFGGIILGTVAAIVVYHLMTVVGRLRGTD comes from the coding sequence ATGGCACTTCCCTGGGCACTGCACGGCGACGGCAAGACGGTCGACTCCACCGAGATCGTCGCCCCGGAGGAGCGGCTCACCTGGCCGCGCACCATCGGCCTGGGTGGTCAGCACGTCGTCGCCATGTTCGGCGCCACGTTCCTCGTGCCGATCATCACGGGCTTCCCGCCGAGCACGACCCTGCTCTTCTCGGGCATCGGGACGCTGCTGTTCCTGATCATCACGAAGAACAAGCTGCCGAGCTACCTCGGCTCGTCGTTCGCGTTCCTCGCGCCGATCGGGGCCGCGACGGCCGTCGGCGGCATCCCGCTCGCGCTCAGCGGCATCATCGTCGTGGGCGCGCTGCTCGCGATCGTCGGGGTCGTCGTGCACCTGGCCGGCACCCGGTGGATCAACGCGCTGCTGCCCCCGGTCGTGAGCGGCGCCATCGTCGCCCTGATCGGCTTCAACCTGGCGCCCGCGGCGCGCGACAACTTCGCCCAGGCGCCGCTCACCGCCGTGATCACCCTGGCGGCCGTCGTGCTGAGCGCCGTCCTGTTCAAGGGCCTGCTCGGCCGTCTCTCGATCTTCGTCGGCGTCGTCGTCGGCTACGTCGCCGCGGTGCTGCTCGGCGAGGTCTCGTTCGATGCGGTCGGCGACGCCGCCTGGGTCGGGCTGCCCACCTTCACAGCCCCCGCGTTCGACCTCGCGCAGCTGCCGATCTACCTCGGGTTCCTGCCGGTCGTGCTCGCCCTCATCGCCGAGAACGTCGGGCACGTCAAGGGCGTCGGCCAGCTCACGAAGCGCGACCTCGACCCGCTGACCGGCCGCGCCCTCTTCGCCGACGGCCTCAGCACCGTGCTCGCGGGTCTCGGCGGCGGCTCGGCCACCACGACCTACGGCGAGAACATCGGCGTGATGAGCGCCACCCGCGTCTTCTCCACCGCCGCCTACTGGGTCGCGGGGATAGTAGCGATCCTGCTCGGCCTGTCGCCCAAGATCGGCGCCGTCATCTTCACCATCCCGCCGGGGGTGCTGGGCGGCGTGACCACGGCCCTCTACGGTCTCATCGGCGTGATCGGCATCCGCATCTGGGTCGAGAACAAGGTCGACTTCAGCCGCCCGAAGAACCAGCTGACGGCCGGCGTCGCCCTCATCATGGGCATCGCCGACTTCACCTTCGCGCTCGGCGGCGCGAGCTTCGGCGGCATCATCCTCGGCACCGTCGCCGCCATCGTCGTCTACCACCTGATGACCGTGGTCGGCCGCCTCCGCGGCACCGACTAG
- a CDS encoding MATE family efflux transporter: protein MRLRSPLDREILRLALPALGALVAEPLFLLTDTALVGHLGSVPLAGLGIASVILQTALGLLIFLAYATTPTVARRLGAGDRRGAIRAGVDGLWFALFVGVVIAVAGAFVAEPLVGLFGVGGEVAAAATTYLSVSLIGLPGMLIVIAATGLLRGLQDTRTPLVVAGVGFAANAALNALFFYGLGWGIAGSAAGTVVAQWGMAAVYVVIAVRAARAVGADLRPGLGGVGRTARSGAWLLVRNAGLRAALVATVVAAASSGVAGLAVIQIALTLFSTLAFALDALAIAGQAMVGHALGQGDRERVRAITRRLMLFGVGGGVLLGALLAALAPVLAPVFSSDEGVRALLPSVVVAMAVGIPLAGFVFVLDGVLLGAGDARYLAIASVVSVLAYLALLLPVEARVGPGTTGAVALWLTFGLGYIGARAVTLGLRARTDRWMVVGAG, encoded by the coding sequence GTGCGCCTCCGGTCGCCGCTCGACCGCGAGATCCTCCGCCTGGCCCTGCCCGCGCTGGGCGCGCTCGTGGCCGAGCCGCTGTTCCTCCTCACCGACACGGCCCTCGTCGGGCACCTCGGCTCCGTCCCGCTCGCCGGGCTGGGCATCGCCAGCGTCATCCTGCAGACGGCCCTCGGCCTGCTGATCTTCCTCGCCTACGCGACGACGCCGACCGTCGCGCGGCGTCTCGGAGCCGGCGATCGTCGCGGGGCGATCCGCGCCGGCGTCGACGGCCTCTGGTTCGCCCTGTTCGTCGGCGTCGTGATCGCCGTCGCGGGGGCGTTCGTGGCCGAGCCGCTCGTCGGCCTCTTCGGCGTCGGCGGCGAGGTGGCCGCCGCGGCGACGACCTACCTCTCCGTCTCGCTGATCGGCCTGCCGGGGATGCTGATCGTGATCGCCGCGACGGGGCTGCTCCGCGGCCTGCAGGACACGCGCACCCCACTCGTCGTCGCCGGCGTCGGGTTCGCGGCGAACGCCGCGCTCAACGCGCTGTTCTTCTACGGCCTCGGCTGGGGCATCGCCGGCTCGGCCGCGGGCACCGTCGTCGCGCAGTGGGGCATGGCCGCCGTCTACGTCGTCATCGCCGTCCGGGCCGCCCGCGCGGTCGGGGCCGACCTCCGGCCGGGCCTCGGCGGGGTGGGCCGGACCGCCCGCTCCGGCGCGTGGCTGCTGGTGCGGAACGCGGGCCTGCGGGCCGCGCTCGTCGCGACCGTCGTGGCCGCCGCCTCCTCGGGGGTCGCCGGCCTGGCAGTGATCCAGATCGCGCTGACGCTCTTCAGCACCCTCGCGTTCGCCCTCGACGCCCTCGCGATCGCCGGGCAGGCGATGGTCGGGCACGCGCTCGGCCAAGGCGACCGTGAGCGGGTGCGGGCGATCACCCGCCGGCTGATGCTGTTCGGCGTGGGCGGAGGAGTGCTGCTCGGCGCCCTGCTCGCCGCGCTCGCCCCGGTGCTCGCGCCCGTCTTCAGCAGCGACGAGGGCGTCAGGGCCCTCCTGCCGTCGGTGGTGGTCGCGATGGCCGTCGGGATCCCGCTCGCCGGCTTCGTCTTCGTGCTCGACGGGGTGCTGCTCGGCGCCGGAGACGCGCGCTACCTCGCGATCGCGAGCGTCGTCAGCGTGCTGGCCTACCTCGCGCTGCTGCTCCCGGTGGAGGCGCGGGTCGGCCCCGGCACGACCGGTGCGGTCGCGCTCTGGCTCACGTTCGGCCTCGGCTACATCGGGGCCCGCGCGGTCACGCTCGGCCTGCGCGCGCGCACCGACCGCTGGATGGTCGTCGGCGCCGGCTGA
- a CDS encoding LacI family DNA-binding transcriptional regulator produces MSRAEGDVAARPTLAAVARAAGVSASTASLAFSGAGPVSDETRSRVLAVAADLGYGGPDPRARSLRRGRSGIVGAVLEDTLSNAFRDPINVAMLDGIADVTGPADNSLLLLTETEGEHTRLLDAPVDALVLFGCSTRLDSSVSTVRRRGIPLVSIEAPPMEGVLDIGEDNVGASRLLAQHLHDLGHRRVAVVALELGPGRETGAITDARVAAGTTWPALERLRGTRLVYPDVGGLVTRGSWTSEGHRAGTQLLDVPASERPTAIIAQSDLLASGVIAAAADLGLSVPGDLSVVGYDGVRLDDPRAADLTTVVQPAVEKGRAAGRAVLALLAGEAATGTIFTSVFRAGSTTAPPRA; encoded by the coding sequence ATGAGCCGGGCAGAGGGCGACGTCGCCGCGAGGCCGACCCTCGCCGCGGTCGCGCGAGCGGCCGGGGTCAGCGCGAGCACCGCCTCCTTGGCGTTCAGCGGCGCCGGCCCCGTCTCGGACGAGACGCGCAGCCGGGTGCTGGCCGTCGCCGCCGACCTCGGCTACGGCGGGCCCGACCCTCGTGCGCGGTCGCTGCGCCGCGGCCGCTCGGGCATCGTCGGCGCCGTCCTCGAGGACACCCTGAGCAACGCCTTCCGCGACCCGATCAACGTCGCCATGCTCGACGGCATCGCCGACGTCACGGGCCCTGCCGACAACAGCCTGCTGCTGCTCACCGAGACCGAGGGCGAGCACACCCGCCTGCTCGACGCACCGGTCGACGCCCTGGTGCTGTTCGGGTGCAGCACCCGTCTCGACTCGTCGGTGTCGACGGTGCGCCGCCGCGGCATCCCGCTGGTCTCGATCGAGGCGCCGCCGATGGAGGGCGTGCTCGACATCGGAGAGGACAACGTGGGCGCGTCCCGGCTGCTCGCCCAGCACCTCCACGACCTCGGTCACCGCCGTGTCGCCGTCGTCGCCCTCGAGCTGGGGCCCGGCCGCGAGACCGGCGCGATCACCGACGCACGGGTCGCCGCGGGCACGACCTGGCCGGCCCTCGAGCGACTTCGCGGCACGCGCCTCGTCTACCCCGACGTCGGCGGGCTGGTCACCCGCGGCAGCTGGACGTCCGAGGGGCACCGGGCCGGCACGCAGCTGCTCGACGTGCCGGCGTCCGAGCGCCCGACGGCGATCATCGCCCAGAGCGACCTGCTGGCCTCGGGCGTCATCGCCGCCGCTGCCGACCTCGGCCTCTCCGTGCCGGGCGACCTCAGCGTCGTGGGCTACGACGGGGTGCGGCTCGACGACCCCCGGGCCGCCGACCTCACCACCGTGGTGCAGCCCGCCGTCGAGAAGGGCCGCGCGGCCGGTCGCGCCGTGCTCGCCCTGCTCGCCGGCGAGGCCGCCACGGGCACGATCTTCACGAGCGTGTTCCGCGCGGGCTCGACGACGGCGCCGCCGCGCGCCTGA
- a CDS encoding GntR family transcriptional regulator, with amino-acid sequence MTGTTHATTTGPGAHAAVLRPGTLPSADEVAELLLVDVAVGRWMPGDEIDVPAAAAEHEVTEAVVRLALHDLRRAGLTSTNPFTGGSVIVWHRRHNEVLMRRLVGVVAVVAGRRPSLEDLPEPARAS; translated from the coding sequence ATGACCGGCACGACACACGCCACGACCACCGGACCGGGCGCGCACGCCGCGGTTCTGCGCCCCGGGACGCTCCCGTCTGCCGACGAGGTCGCCGAGCTGCTGCTGGTCGATGTCGCCGTCGGCCGCTGGATGCCCGGCGACGAGATCGACGTGCCGGCGGCCGCCGCCGAGCACGAGGTCACGGAGGCGGTCGTCCGGCTCGCCCTGCACGACCTGCGTCGCGCGGGCCTCACCAGCACGAACCCGTTCACGGGAGGGTCGGTGATCGTCTGGCACCGCCGCCACAACGAGGTCCTGATGCGGCGGCTCGTCGGCGTCGTCGCCGTGGTCGCGGGGCGCCGGCCGTCGCTGGAGGACCTGCCCGAGCCGGCTCGCGCCTCCTAG
- the nucS gene encoding endonuclease NucS encodes MRLVIARCSVDYAGRLSAHLPLATRLLMVKSDGSLLVHSDGGSYKPLNWMSPPCTLSVLEPDADQQEAGVVELWKVTQAKTADILVVSIHEVLHDSSHEMGVDPGLTKDGVEADLQKLLAEQIDLLGEGHVLVRREYMTAIGPVDILARDASGAAVAVELKRRGDIDGVEQLTRYLELMNRDPHLAPVTGVFAAQEIKPQARTLAHDRGIRTLLLDYDAMRGLDDSHSRLF; translated from the coding sequence GTGCGTCTCGTCATTGCCCGCTGCTCGGTCGACTACGCCGGCCGGCTCAGCGCCCACCTCCCCCTCGCCACCCGCCTGCTCATGGTCAAGAGCGACGGCAGCCTGCTCGTGCACTCCGACGGCGGCAGCTACAAGCCGCTGAACTGGATGAGCCCGCCGTGCACGCTCAGCGTGCTCGAGCCCGACGCCGACCAGCAGGAGGCGGGGGTCGTCGAGCTCTGGAAGGTCACGCAGGCGAAGACCGCCGACATCCTCGTCGTGTCGATCCACGAGGTGCTGCACGACTCGTCGCACGAGATGGGCGTCGACCCCGGCCTCACGAAGGACGGCGTGGAGGCCGACCTGCAGAAGCTGCTCGCCGAGCAGATCGACCTGCTGGGCGAGGGCCACGTGCTCGTCCGGCGTGAGTACATGACCGCGATCGGCCCGGTCGACATCCTCGCCCGTGACGCCTCGGGAGCCGCCGTGGCCGTCGAGCTCAAGCGCCGCGGCGACATCGACGGGGTCGAGCAGCTGACGCGCTACCTCGAGCTGATGAACCGCGACCCGCACCTCGCGCCGGTCACGGGCGTGTTCGCCGCCCAGGAGATCAAGCCGCAGGCCCGCACCCTCGCGCACGACCGCGGCATCCGGACGCTGCTGCTCGACTACGACGCGATGCGCGGGCTCGACGACTCGCACTCGCGGCTGTTCTAG
- a CDS encoding HAD hydrolase-like protein has product MIPTYTAVLFDLDGTIADSAPAITASLAHTIDSLGLPVPDQSELMAWVGPPLPQSFEVRLGLTGDRLAEAMRTYRAHYLANGALEGEIFPGVRDLLASVHAAGLPTSTATSKPETPATKILEAHDLVQYLDLITGASDDEVRNTKADVVAEALRRLRERGADVTRPVLIGDRHHDVEGAAEHDVPTILVTWGYGEPAEHVGAVAVASDVREVADLLGVELVTAPLRGAA; this is encoded by the coding sequence ATGATCCCCACCTACACGGCCGTCCTGTTCGACCTCGACGGCACGATCGCCGACTCGGCGCCCGCGATCACGGCCAGCCTCGCGCACACCATCGACTCGCTCGGCCTGCCCGTGCCCGATCAGTCCGAGCTGATGGCCTGGGTCGGCCCGCCCCTGCCGCAGAGCTTCGAGGTGCGCCTCGGCCTGACCGGCGACCGCCTCGCCGAGGCGATGCGCACCTACCGCGCCCACTACCTCGCGAACGGCGCGCTCGAGGGCGAGATCTTCCCCGGGGTGCGCGACCTGCTGGCCAGCGTGCACGCGGCGGGGCTGCCCACGTCGACCGCCACCTCGAAGCCCGAGACGCCGGCCACCAAGATCCTCGAGGCGCACGACCTCGTGCAGTACCTCGACCTGATCACCGGTGCGTCCGACGACGAGGTGCGCAACACGAAGGCGGACGTGGTCGCCGAGGCGCTCCGCCGGCTCCGCGAGCGCGGCGCCGACGTCACCCGTCCGGTGCTCATCGGCGACCGCCACCACGACGTCGAGGGCGCGGCCGAGCACGACGTGCCGACCATCCTCGTGACCTGGGGCTACGGCGAGCCCGCCGAGCACGTCGGCGCCGTCGCCGTCGCCTCCGACGTGCGCGAGGTCGCCGACCTGCTCGGCGTCGAGCTCGTCACGGCGCCCCTGCGCGGCGCGGCGTGA
- a CDS encoding CynX/NimT family MFS transporter, producing the protein MRQAGSAAVRSPAAWLLTLAIVLIALNLRGPIVATAPVLGQMSADLGLTAVVAGLLTSIPVLCFALASPLASSLIVKVGAERAVSIGLAGVLLGTVLRALGTSSWLYVGTIVIGIAITVGNVVLPVIIRRDYTPERAGFVTGIYTSALNVGSMITSLATAPIASVVGWPAALVGWGLLAVLAVAVWAVAVGPRVALGVGARTGADAVDRGRASSADVMTGGIDVVETAAHEADAEARRRPLLRRWTTWGLTLAFAGQAFAYYGLTAWMPTLLGDEIGLTREAAGASSSVFQIMAVVGALGVPLLALRWRPSAVIALIGVLWTAMPLGLFFAPEHWLIWSIFGGAAQGGGITIIFIVIVRMATTGDDARRLSALVQGGGYAIASLGPLAIGGLHDASGGWELPMVGVFVSVLVLGVSGVLSARRVH; encoded by the coding sequence GTGAGGCAGGCCGGCTCGGCCGCGGTCCGCTCGCCCGCCGCCTGGCTGCTCACCCTCGCGATCGTCCTCATCGCGCTGAACCTGCGGGGCCCCATCGTCGCCACGGCGCCGGTGCTCGGCCAGATGAGCGCCGACCTGGGCCTCACCGCCGTGGTCGCCGGGCTGCTGACCAGCATCCCCGTGCTCTGCTTCGCCCTCGCGAGCCCGCTCGCCTCGAGCCTGATCGTCAAGGTCGGCGCCGAGCGCGCCGTCAGCATCGGCCTGGCCGGGGTGCTGCTCGGCACCGTGCTGCGCGCGCTCGGCACCTCGTCCTGGCTGTACGTCGGCACGATCGTCATCGGCATCGCCATCACCGTCGGCAACGTCGTGCTGCCGGTCATCATCCGCCGCGACTACACCCCGGAGCGCGCGGGCTTCGTCACGGGCATCTACACGTCGGCCCTCAACGTGGGCTCGATGATCACGTCGCTCGCGACCGCGCCGATCGCCTCGGTCGTCGGCTGGCCGGCCGCGCTGGTCGGCTGGGGGCTGCTCGCCGTGCTGGCCGTCGCCGTGTGGGCCGTCGCCGTCGGGCCGCGGGTGGCGCTCGGCGTGGGCGCACGCACCGGTGCCGACGCGGTCGACCGAGGACGCGCCTCCTCGGCCGACGTCATGACCGGCGGCATCGACGTGGTCGAGACCGCCGCCCACGAGGCCGACGCGGAGGCGCGGCGCCGGCCGCTGCTGCGGCGCTGGACCACCTGGGGCCTCACGCTCGCCTTCGCCGGCCAGGCCTTCGCCTACTACGGGCTCACCGCGTGGATGCCCACGCTGCTCGGCGACGAGATCGGCCTGACCCGCGAGGCCGCCGGGGCCAGCTCGTCGGTGTTCCAGATCATGGCGGTCGTCGGAGCTCTCGGCGTGCCGTTGCTCGCGCTCCGCTGGCGCCCGTCGGCCGTGATCGCGCTGATCGGCGTGCTCTGGACCGCGATGCCCCTCGGCCTCTTCTTCGCGCCGGAGCACTGGCTGATCTGGTCGATCTTCGGCGGCGCGGCCCAGGGCGGCGGCATCACGATCATCTTCATCGTGATCGTGCGGATGGCCACGACCGGCGACGACGCCCGACGTCTGTCGGCCCTCGTGCAGGGCGGCGGCTACGCCATCGCCTCGCTCGGGCCCCTGGCGATCGGCGGGCTGCACGACGCCTCGGGCGGCTGGGAGCTGCCCATGGTCGGCGTCTTCGTGTCGGTGCTGGTGCTCGGGGTCAGCGGAGTGCTCTCCGCGCGACGCGTGCACTGA
- a CDS encoding NAD(P)H-binding protein: MTDTASSTVHRSSSSGPLVGVTGATGAVGGRVAAALAEAGVAQRLVVRDASRAPQLAGAEVTEATYGDHAASVAALRGVDVLFMVSAAEAPDRRAQHLDFVAAAAEAGVGHVVYTSFQGAAPDAVFTLARDHWATEEALRTSGMQVTLLRDSFYLDVLPEFADEQGVLRGPAGSGRVAAVARADVADVAAAVLQDPAAHAGATYELTGSEAVGLEEAATRLAATLGRPFSFVDETLDEAYASRQRWQPEPWQADAWVSTYTSIASGEVSGVTTAVRDLTGHDPLTIETLFGPRGA; encoded by the coding sequence ATGACCGACACCGCCTCCTCCACCGTCCACCGCTCCTCCTCGTCGGGGCCGCTCGTCGGCGTGACCGGCGCGACCGGTGCCGTGGGAGGCCGCGTCGCCGCGGCGCTCGCGGAGGCCGGCGTCGCCCAGCGCCTCGTCGTGCGCGACGCCTCGCGGGCGCCGCAGCTCGCGGGGGCCGAGGTGACCGAGGCGACCTACGGCGACCACGCGGCGTCCGTCGCGGCGCTGCGCGGCGTCGACGTGCTGTTCATGGTCTCGGCCGCCGAGGCGCCCGACCGGCGCGCCCAGCACCTCGACTTCGTCGCCGCCGCCGCGGAGGCCGGCGTGGGACACGTCGTCTACACGTCGTTCCAGGGCGCGGCGCCCGACGCGGTCTTCACCCTCGCCAGGGACCACTGGGCCACCGAGGAGGCGCTGCGCACGTCGGGCATGCAGGTCACGCTGCTGCGCGACTCCTTCTACCTCGACGTGCTGCCCGAGTTCGCGGACGAGCAGGGCGTGCTCCGCGGGCCGGCCGGGTCAGGACGAGTCGCGGCCGTCGCGCGGGCGGACGTCGCCGACGTGGCCGCCGCCGTGCTGCAGGACCCGGCGGCCCACGCCGGTGCGACCTACGAGCTGACCGGCTCGGAGGCGGTCGGCCTCGAGGAGGCGGCGACCCGCCTGGCGGCGACGCTCGGCCGGCCGTTCTCGTTCGTCGACGAGACGCTCGACGAGGCCTACGCATCGCGGCAGCGCTGGCAGCCCGAGCCGTGGCAGGCCGACGCGTGGGTGAGCACGTACACGTCGATCGCGTCGGGCGAGGTGTCCGGCGTGACGACCGCCGTGCGCGACCTCACCGGCCACGACCCGCTCACGATCGAGACCCTCTTCGGGCCGCGCGGCGCCTGA
- a CDS encoding universal stress protein, with amino-acid sequence MARSGEIPDPAEELRGWVVVGVVPATAEAVVARAAEFARRFGTGLACVAVESDRMAFAESIDGTVLSYPIAPESWADEIVFEPELRERLLTVLVDHAGPVAFVALTGDPATGLASFARTIDAPMIVVGSREAGLRGSLREFFAGSVALHLSHRQTRPVVVVPLAPVSRTQALPWEDEL; translated from the coding sequence GTGGCTCGCTCAGGAGAGATCCCCGACCCGGCCGAGGAGCTGCGCGGCTGGGTGGTCGTGGGCGTCGTCCCCGCCACCGCCGAGGCCGTCGTCGCCCGGGCGGCGGAGTTCGCCCGCCGGTTCGGCACGGGGCTCGCCTGCGTGGCCGTCGAGTCCGACCGGATGGCCTTCGCCGAGAGCATCGACGGGACGGTCCTCTCGTACCCGATCGCCCCGGAGAGCTGGGCCGACGAGATCGTCTTCGAGCCCGAGCTGCGCGAACGCCTGCTCACGGTGCTGGTCGACCACGCCGGGCCGGTCGCGTTCGTCGCCCTGACCGGCGACCCCGCGACCGGGCTCGCGTCGTTCGCCCGGACGATCGACGCGCCGATGATCGTGGTGGGGAGCCGCGAGGCAGGGCTCAGGGGCAGCCTGCGCGAGTTCTTCGCCGGCTCCGTGGCGCTGCATCTCAGCCACCGGCAGACGCGACCGGTGGTCGTCGTGCCGCTCGCACCCGTGTCGCGGACGCAGGCGCTGCCGTGGGAGGACGAGCTGTAG